Within the Medicago truncatula cultivar Jemalong A17 chromosome 4, MtrunA17r5.0-ANR, whole genome shotgun sequence genome, the region CATATCATGTTTACAagacaaaagaaataaattaacagAAACAGATGATGTGGCTAGGGAAAAGACGTATTTTCTGAGCGTTGGTGGTACATTTAAGGGTTCTCACAAAGAGCACCCTGCGGTTAAGAAATCAAGATATAGAACCTTTTTTATCGAAAAATATAGCATTAGTAATATTAAATACTACATTTTTCAATAATAGCTTTTCACCTTTGATTCCTTAATCGGTGCTCTTAAGACATATTAGGATTTGCCTTAAAAACACCAGAAAGGTTAAAACAAAATAGCAAGCAGTTTCTTGCTTAAGTTTCTAAGCATCGACAGCAGCCAGGAATTTCCTCTTGCTTACTGGTTCCTCGTGCAATGTTACCACATCACTCACTTTCTCCAACAAATCCTCCAGCTTATCCACACCATATCTCTGATATTCCAACTGTTTCTTGTATCGTTGCTGGTATACAGCCTCAAAACAACTTAGAAGTATCCGACAGGAATAGCTGACCAGAATCTCCTGCAGCTCACACTTAAACTGCTCAACACTGCCATCAATTTCACATCTGACTGCTCTCCCCTTATTACCCTTTCCTGTAAAACTTCTTTCATCATGTTCTTCTACAACAACTCTTTCTTCATCTGACAACTCATCTGAAGAGCAGCTACCATTGACAACATTTGCATTCTCTTCCAGTTCCCTTTTTCCTTTCTTATCTTTCTTTGCAAGAGACACCTGAGGAGCACTTGGGCCTCCCTTCCTGTTTTTGAGATATACAAATCTGCGAGCCCCTTTCCCTTCCACAGAAATAGCATCAtccatttttttgaaaagatcgACCAACTTGAATGCCCCATAATCAGATATAAAAAGTGTCTTACCATAAATTTTCTGGTACTCTGCTGGAATTCGGACCAGGGGCACGCATCCTCCAGAAAGTTCGAGCAACCTTACCAGCTGACCCTTGAGACCATTTAAATCCCCAGGCTGTACCCACATCTGGCATTCAGTATTGTCGCTATAAGGAATAGGTCCTCCTGCAACATCATTCACTCCAGATGGAAGGCTATAAGATCTCATAGATGTTGGCAAGCAAGGCATGTATGGTGAGTTATATTCCGACAGAGATTGTGATACCATTGAGAATTCCCTTGAGTTGTAATAGCTCTGTGACATCCCTCTATAAACTATcgcttcttcttcattttgtcCCTCAGTGTTGTCATTGTTGATATGGCATCCCATCAAATATCCAGCAAGCTCAACTGAACCTCCACGGGGTGCCACCAAAGCCTTTGAAGGGGGAACAAAACCTTCTCCACGAGCCACAATTGGCCAGTCCCAGACAAATTTACCAGCATTGCATAGAGCAGATGAAACACCAACCCCAGCAGGGATGACAAGAATTATAGTGTATCCACGCTGACCAAGAATGTGGAGTGCTGGAGCAAAATCAACGTCTCCAGAGATTAGCATGATAGAGGACGGTGGAGGATTGTCAAGAGCAAATAAGAACATGTCAACCAAGATCGCTTTGTCAGCAGCATCTTTTCTCCCATTGGGAACATCAATCAGTTTAACACCGGTTCTCTGGCAGCCCTCTCTAAGTCGCCTCGGGAAAGAATTGAAATCTCCATAAGCAGAAAATGTCGTAACAGCTCCTTGAATTACTGGGTGCACCTGCAGAGCCATTCTTATGTTACCTGCCACATCATCTGGGCGTACATCACTTGGAACAGGACAATTTTCAATATCCCAAAGGATAGCTACTGGACCATCTAAGGAGTTACGGTGTTGCTGGCTTAAAGGACATTGACTTATGCTTGCATTAGATTCAGTAATATTTTTCCCCTTCTGTTCCATGGAGTCCAACGACATTGTTTGTGTAGAATTTCTGCTTGGGTTAGCCATCAGTGTACTAGAAAACCAGAACTTCCTGCGCAGGATTGAAAGAAGACATcgttagataaaaaaaaaaaatataaaaaaaacaagatagtGAGAAGGTAATATTATAGGCATGGATACTCTATCCACAAGATTCAAAATAGGTGTAACCGTTACAGTAGCACCATAAATGTCAAAAAAGACATGTGGAACCACGAAAGAAATTTGTTCTTACGTCCCATTAGAAGGTTAAcaaagtcaaaaaaaattatcaagtaTTAACACGGTGTACCAAATTGTAATTAGAACCACTAGAACGGGAATCTGAGCTGATGCAAGGGTGCACGACGCAAAACAATGGTGACGTATAACGATGCCAAACTAATGACTAAAAGATCCTTGAACACTACCCCTCACCcgccaaaaaaaattgaatctgaAAGACACAATAAACACACAAAATGAACTCAAAACATCACTCCACTTTATGTGCATCAGTTCAATCCATGTATCCAATCTATATTAATGGATGAAATAAGACTGCAACCTAGCCTTGTTCATATTCCCATCATTATACCGGTATGTTATCACTTATTGATGCACCCGCAGAGTGATTGAAATCAACATTAACATCCAAACAAAATTCCCAACCCTCACCCACCCTGTAGCATCCCATGCATTAAGAGTCCAAAATCCCATTAGATCAAGATTAACAACCCAGATAAAAAGAAACATACTTCATGCAACTTCTAACAGTAACACCTATCTTCACAACAAAGCAATCAAAACCAGTAACCagtaaaaaaagaatcaaattcCAGTATTCCACAAACCTAGGTCTAgcaagataaaattttagagcAAAGCATAatatatttcaacataaaacacCAATTTACATTCCAAATTTCTCACCTTTATAGACTACTAGGCATAAAATCATCTAATCAGAACTAAATCGGagcaaaccaaaaacaaaaaaatcatatttttttagcaaaagcaGAGAACTCAAAACCCAAAATCTCAAACCAAGTTTTATGCATAATAATCcatataattttattgaaaagaaaaaaaacaaagcgtaatgaagaaaataaagaaaaaagtacCAATAATTAGTGGCAGTAAATGGAGAATTATTGAGGAATCAAATCCGATGAAGGTGAAACCGTGATTGAGGTGGTGTTCTGTAACAAGAAACGCAAATCAATGATCAAATCCCGAAGAACAATTAAGGTACAAGAATCGTGTGATTATTTTAactatgagagagagagagagagagagagagagagagagagagactacCTGGTGTGCGTGTAAATTTGAAGAAACAAGATTTAGGACAGAGGTTGAGTTAGGTCGGTGCGTTATTTTATAGTACTGGATGAGAATGAATGGGAGTGAAGTAATTGGTGGGTGACTTCAAAAGTAAGGGtttatttcttttctaaatttcTTGCTACTCAAAAATTGGAGTGGCAAGACTACTAATTGAAAAAATCACTTATAGTATAAGCGCTTATTATATGGATGATTGGAGTGGCAAGGCTACTAAATGAAAAGAtcgcttatagcataagcgcttATTCTATGGATGTTTTATATAGCTTGGATTTCTTCTCTGGAGAATTTCTACAAACTAAACATTGATGGTTCTATATTATCTCAATCATCATCCGTTTGTGGAGGTCATATCATGAATTATGTGTTAAGCCTGACCCGCTTGCGGTGGTTCATCTTTGCTTAACTTTAGGGTTTTTACTATGCTCTTTTTAATATTCTTGTTGAGTCTGACTCGCTTGCGGTGGTTCGTCTTGTTGCAATGAATATTATTGCTGATAGTTGAATTCAACCTCTCCTTTTTGAGATGCTTCGTCTGATCCACAACATTGATTGGGTGATTACCGTCGCTCGTGTTTATATAAGCGCCAACAATTGTGCTAATTTCCTTGCAAAGTTTGGTTAAAGCGGACCTTTTGTTTGCTCCATTCTTAACGTTTCTCCTTCCCATATGCGTCTTCTTCTTTGGTTAGATGTTATAGGGAGTAGTATTGTAACATCCCACAATTTTTTCATAGCTAAATATTCTTCGCCTTACCCTTCCTTAACCTACTTAAATGAATTAAAGGATAAACTGATTAGTAGACCAAGAAATatggtggcatttcacatgggaaaggtcaatcctttcccaccatggaaaagttggattcaataattagattaagtgaagaacatattctcaACATGCTCtttcaacactagatttttcttcacactatcttccaacaattttaaaaattttgaaaattaatttccagaaattaaaaaatagtaaaaaattcaaataatttttttaaaaaattttgtaattcatttattgaatgattagaaaaaaaattgaaaatttatttatttatttttcaataaaaataaaattctggaaactaacataagtttttatttttctaattttttttaatttcataataaaatgagatattctgaaaaataaaataaaaatcctaatttcttttaaattaaagttttttattttcaaaaaatattatctatttttatgtttttatactaaaaaaaacatttattttgaaaaaaactttttagaatgtttgaaaaaaaaaatctgctcCTTTTTTAATTTGGAATAGTAGTAAAGGTGTAAACAAAAATCTAATGTGGAGAGAGtatgataaaattgttttattgatttgatctaatggttaaatACCAACTTTCTTATGGTGGAAAAGGATTGACCTTttccatgtgaaatgccaccaaAAAATAAGCAAACCCAACTAAACTTAGGACCAAaaccaagaagaggaagaagaagaataaacaCAAAGGTAATGGTTAATATTAATCAAGGGTAAGAAGGTAAATTGACACAATCGTTATAAATATGAGACATTAAGGTTAGAAATCAGAATTACATAATTTCTCTCACCATTCTCTTTCACGGTTCTCACACCCTTTCACCTCAAAACCCTCGTCCTCACCAATTCCTCCAATTTATTTGATCAAATACCACGTGCAAGTATAATTTATGATGAGTAATTCATTCTAGGGTTGAGAAGGCCGAGATAatgaaaattcaatggagtatTATGGAGAGAAGATTTTAGGGTTTCAAAGAATTGAGAAGATTTGAGAAAGTTAGAGATTAAATAAGAATCAATGAGCAATGGAAATAGGAGTAACATCATCATAGAGACTTAAAGGTGGGTTTCTCTTCCCCTCATCCCTCGTGCAAAATCTAAATTAACTAATTTAGGGGT harbors:
- the LOC11446942 gene encoding uncharacterized protein, with translation MANPSRNSTQTMSLDSMEQKGKNITESNASISQCPLSQQHRNSLDGPVAILWDIENCPVPSDVRPDDVAGNIRMALQVHPVIQGAVTTFSAYGDFNSFPRRLREGCQRTGVKLIDVPNGRKDAADKAILVDMFLFALDNPPPSSIMLISGDVDFAPALHILGQRGYTIILVIPAGVGVSSALCNAGKFVWDWPIVARGEGFVPPSKALVAPRGGSVELAGYLMGCHINNDNTEGQNEEEAIVYRGMSQSYYNSREFSMVSQSLSEYNSPYMPCLPTSMRSYSLPSGVNDVAGGPIPYSDNTECQMWVQPGDLNGLKGQLVRLLELSGGCVPLVRIPAEYQKIYGKTLFISDYGAFKLVDLFKKMDDAISVEGKGARRFVYLKNRKGGPSAPQVSLAKKDKKGKRELEENANVVNGSCSSDELSDEERVVVEEHDERSFTGKGNKGRAVRCEIDGSVEQFKCELQEILVSYSCRILLSCFEAVYQQRYKKQLEYQRYGVDKLEDLLEKVSDVVTLHEEPVSKRKFLAAVDA